The following proteins are encoded in a genomic region of Micrococcaceae bacterium Sec5.8:
- a CDS encoding MerR family transcriptional regulator, with translation MVEFESEEMGALMTGKTADTMHIGELAERTGLSLRTIRHYDDVGLLPATARTDGGFRVYSPDDFARLMVIKQMKPLGFSLEEMAEILGLLANSPGKPGATLRLAEILEHAGHQRAKMARNLAQADDFIARLRGLTA, from the coding sequence ATGGTAGAGTTTGAATCCGAAGAGATGGGGGCCCTGATGACCGGCAAGACCGCCGACACCATGCACATCGGTGAACTGGCAGAGCGGACCGGTCTGTCCCTGCGGACCATCCGCCACTACGACGACGTCGGGCTGCTCCCCGCCACCGCCCGGACGGACGGCGGCTTCAGGGTGTATTCGCCGGATGACTTCGCACGGCTGATGGTCATCAAGCAGATGAAGCCGCTGGGGTTCTCGCTTGAGGAGATGGCCGAGATACTGGGCCTGCTGGCCAACAGTCCGGGCAAGCCGGGAGCCACGCTCCGCCTGGCGGAAATCCTGGAGCACGCCGGGCACCAGCGGGCCAAGATGGCGCGCAATCTCGCCCAGGCGGACGACTTCATCGCCAGGCTGCGCGGTCTCACCGCCTGA
- a CDS encoding HD domain-containing protein, protein MTTPKTPVAETGAATPVSDDPAAVNPAAATFAAAYPVRPIPAQGPVDIAPIATTPAALDDLDGLWRAVVRETRTRGNDIHLPISLAFAERLCRAYPEADAELVRVSTLLHDTGWAHVDESRIISEGFAGDWRKAAIRYEHEKQGCDVARRVLPGLGYSAEFTARICDIIDGHDTRPVAHSLEDALMRDADRLWRFDQAGIALASSWFKMDPATYTDRLTAEIVPELITQAAHDMAAADLNRSTALLKTAVIR, encoded by the coding sequence ATGACCACCCCCAAGACCCCGGTCGCCGAGACCGGCGCCGCGACCCCGGTTTCCGATGATCCGGCGGCAGTCAATCCCGCTGCTGCGACGTTCGCCGCCGCGTACCCGGTCCGGCCAATTCCGGCGCAGGGACCGGTGGACATCGCCCCGATCGCCACCACCCCGGCGGCGCTTGACGACCTTGACGGGCTCTGGCGGGCCGTGGTGCGGGAAACCCGTACCCGCGGTAACGACATCCACCTGCCCATCTCTCTCGCCTTCGCTGAACGCCTTTGCCGGGCCTACCCGGAGGCCGACGCGGAACTGGTCCGGGTGTCCACGCTGCTGCACGACACCGGCTGGGCCCATGTGGATGAGTCCCGCATTATTTCTGAGGGCTTCGCCGGGGACTGGCGTAAGGCCGCCATTCGTTATGAACACGAGAAGCAGGGCTGCGACGTTGCCCGCCGGGTGCTCCCGGGCCTCGGCTACTCCGCAGAGTTCACCGCCCGCATCTGCGACATTATCGACGGCCACGACACCCGCCCTGTGGCCCATTCGCTGGAGGACGCCCTGATGCGCGACGCCGACCGGCTCTGGCGCTTCGACCAGGCAGGGATTGCCCTGGCATCCTCCTGGTTCAAGATGGACCCGGCCACCTACACGGACCGGCTGACCGCAGAAATTGTGCCGGAGCTCATCACCCAGGCGGCCCATGACATGGCCGCCGCCGACCTGAACCGCTCCACCGCCCTGCTCAAGACGGCGGTCATCCGATGA
- a CDS encoding 2Fe-2S iron-sulfur cluster-binding protein, whose product MPTVHFTDAEGAVRDVQGNPGDSVMETAVRNGVPGIVAECGGSLSCATCHVFVRQDCLSKLPPMEDMEDEMLYGTAVDREGNSRLSCQVRLTDELELFVTTPETQV is encoded by the coding sequence ATGCCAACGGTTCATTTCACCGACGCCGAGGGCGCTGTCCGCGACGTCCAGGGCAATCCCGGCGACTCTGTCATGGAAACGGCGGTGCGCAACGGCGTCCCCGGCATCGTGGCCGAATGCGGCGGTTCGCTGTCCTGCGCCACCTGCCACGTCTTTGTCCGCCAGGACTGCCTGTCGAAGCTCCCGCCGATGGAGGACATGGAGGACGAGATGCTCTACGGCACCGCCGTGGACCGCGAGGGCAACTCCCGGCTGTCCTGCCAGGTCCGCCTCACCGACGAGCTGGAACTGTTCGTCACCACCCCGGAAACCCAGGTGTAG
- a CDS encoding RelA/SpoT domain-containing protein, whose amino-acid sequence MASNWDRLDPKLRESVQENVELYERVRPALKLVTREVLLTLRSMLKGTEVTPLFVTGRTKTVESFREKISRIEEPLEPGGPPVLKFPDPFRTLNDMVGIRVITKLPAENAVVANLIKRQRQLFDCRGDREKDIGSIESGTYGYSSRHLILRTIQNETVKEYQQAFNAEAQPNGSYFFECQIRTVFAHAWSEIEHDIRFKAEDPRAWTPHFDRQFTATAAMLETVEGAFADLHERYEEVRSYWDMDGEGAAQLTPNRIRDVWRTLLPHVDRKVDDDWGWAAELMAAHGLNQTVQLAGLLSANRITEVRKALDHRYSPGPDRLLDDLLLWQYGTKHIDLTAEPADAVPHPRRDSLLRRLKQLERFRLTQG is encoded by the coding sequence ATGGCGAGCAACTGGGATCGACTGGACCCGAAACTGCGCGAGTCCGTGCAGGAAAACGTGGAACTCTACGAGCGGGTGCGTCCTGCCCTGAAGCTGGTCACCCGCGAGGTCCTGCTGACCCTGCGGAGCATGCTCAAGGGCACGGAGGTAACCCCGCTGTTCGTCACCGGCCGGACCAAGACGGTGGAATCCTTCCGCGAGAAGATTTCCCGTATTGAGGAGCCGCTGGAGCCGGGCGGTCCGCCCGTGCTGAAGTTCCCGGACCCGTTCCGGACCCTCAATGACATGGTGGGCATCCGGGTGATCACTAAGCTGCCGGCGGAAAACGCGGTGGTGGCCAACTTGATCAAGCGCCAGCGCCAGCTTTTTGACTGCCGCGGCGACCGCGAGAAGGACATCGGCTCCATCGAATCGGGAACGTACGGCTATTCCAGCCGGCACCTGATCCTGCGGACCATCCAGAACGAGACCGTCAAGGAATACCAGCAGGCCTTCAACGCGGAGGCGCAGCCCAACGGCAGCTACTTCTTCGAATGCCAGATCCGGACTGTGTTCGCGCACGCTTGGAGCGAGATCGAGCACGACATCCGGTTCAAGGCCGAGGATCCTCGGGCCTGGACGCCGCACTTCGACCGCCAGTTCACGGCGACGGCCGCCATGCTGGAAACCGTGGAGGGAGCCTTCGCTGACCTGCACGAACGCTACGAGGAGGTCCGCAGCTACTGGGACATGGACGGTGAAGGGGCCGCGCAGCTCACCCCGAACCGGATCCGTGACGTGTGGCGCACACTCCTTCCGCACGTGGACCGGAAAGTCGACGATGACTGGGGCTGGGCCGCCGAGCTGATGGCAGCGCACGGGCTCAACCAGACCGTCCAGCTGGCCGGGCTGCTCAGCGCCAACCGCATCACCGAGGTCCGCAAGGCTCTGGACCACCGCTACTCCCCCGGACCGGACCGGTTGCTCGATGACCTGCTGTTGTGGCAGTACGGCACCAAACATATCGACCTCACTGCGGAGCCGGCCGACGCCGTACCCCACCCGCGCCGTGACAGCCTCTTGCGGCGGCTCAAGCAGCTGGAGCGCTTCCGGCTGACGCAGGGGTAG
- a CDS encoding bile acid:sodium symporter family protein has translation MLEATKSPQSNPQNGDGPAPENPALAAEARIARIAVTAFPLLVVIAGVAGYLLPGAFKPLGPGVPYLLGIIMFCMGLTLTPPDFASVAKRPWAVVLGIVAHYVIMPGAGWLIALALNLQPELAVGLILVGCAPSGTASNVMAFLAKGDVALSVAVASVSTLIAPIVTPLLVLFLAGSYLQIDAGGMVLDIVKTVLLPVIAGLLARLFFKKFIAKVLPVLPWASAVVISLIVAIVVAGSASKIVAAGGIVFLAVVLHNGFGLGLGYLAGKVGRLDDKARRALAFEVGMQNSGLAATLATAHFSPLTALPSAVFSLWHNISGAVVAAWLARRPLQDG, from the coding sequence ATGCTTGAGGCAACCAAATCCCCGCAGTCCAATCCGCAGAACGGCGATGGCCCGGCCCCGGAGAATCCGGCCCTCGCCGCGGAGGCCAGAATCGCGCGCATCGCGGTGACCGCCTTTCCGCTGCTGGTGGTTATCGCCGGCGTCGCCGGGTATCTGCTTCCGGGCGCCTTCAAGCCCCTGGGACCCGGCGTGCCGTATCTGCTGGGCATCATCATGTTCTGTATGGGGCTGACCCTCACGCCGCCCGACTTTGCCTCCGTTGCTAAGCGACCGTGGGCCGTGGTTCTCGGCATCGTGGCGCACTACGTCATCATGCCCGGTGCAGGGTGGCTGATCGCCCTCGCCTTGAACCTGCAGCCGGAACTGGCTGTGGGCCTCATCCTGGTGGGCTGCGCACCCTCAGGCACCGCCTCGAACGTCATGGCATTCCTGGCCAAGGGCGACGTTGCCCTGTCCGTCGCCGTAGCGTCCGTCTCCACCCTGATCGCGCCGATCGTGACGCCTTTGCTGGTGCTGTTCCTGGCTGGCTCCTACTTGCAGATCGACGCCGGCGGCATGGTGCTGGACATCGTCAAGACCGTTCTGCTGCCGGTAATTGCCGGCCTCCTGGCCCGCCTCTTCTTCAAGAAATTCATCGCCAAGGTCCTGCCGGTCCTGCCCTGGGCCTCCGCCGTCGTGATTTCCCTGATCGTGGCGATTGTGGTGGCCGGGAGCGCCAGCAAAATCGTCGCCGCCGGCGGGATCGTTTTCCTGGCCGTGGTGTTGCACAATGGCTTTGGACTGGGTCTGGGCTACCTGGCCGGCAAAGTGGGCCGCCTGGATGACAAGGCCCGCCGCGCCCTGGCATTCGAGGTAGGAATGCAGAATTCCGGCCTGGCCGCCACCCTGGCCACGGCGCACTTCAGCCCGCTGACAGCGCTCCCCTCGGCTGTGTTCTCGCTCTGGCACAATATCTCCGGCGCCGTCGTCGCGGCGTGGCTGGCCCGCCGCCCGCTGCAGGACGGGTAG
- a CDS encoding SulP family inorganic anion transporter, producing the protein MAVTKVEHRPAVTPEQLQSVRETLKSPRRLKTEVLAGLVVALALIPEAIAFSIIAGVDPRIGLFASFTMAVTIAVVGGRPAMISAATGAIALVIAPLVRSHGVDYFIAAVILAGIFQIILGLSGVAKLMRFIPRSVMVGFVNALAILIFLSQVPELLGVPWLVYPLVILGLVIVFGLPRLTRAVPAPLVAIVVLTLITVFAAVAVPTVGDKGELPDSLPTLFVPNLPFSLETLQLIFPFALAMAFVGLLESLMTAKLVDDVTDTRSHKTREAWGQGVANIVTGFFGGMGGCAMIGQTMINVKASGARTRISTFLAGVFLLILVVVLGGIVSLIPMAALVAVMIFVSVATFDWHSIRISTLKRMPKSETAVMLATVIVTVATHNLAIGVGVGVLVAMVMFARRVAHFVTVERTVTSAGGTETATYVVDGELFFASSNDLYTQFEYALDPERVVIDMHASHLWDASTVAALDAITEKYRHHGKVVLIVGLNDASVTMRDRLGGKLGAGH; encoded by the coding sequence ATGGCCGTCACCAAAGTTGAACACCGCCCGGCAGTCACGCCCGAACAGCTTCAATCGGTGCGGGAGACCCTGAAGTCCCCGCGCCGATTGAAGACGGAAGTCCTCGCCGGACTCGTCGTTGCGCTGGCTCTCATTCCGGAGGCCATCGCGTTCTCGATCATCGCCGGCGTGGATCCGCGGATTGGACTCTTCGCCTCCTTCACCATGGCCGTCACCATCGCTGTCGTCGGCGGCCGGCCGGCCATGATCTCGGCAGCTACCGGCGCGATTGCCCTCGTGATTGCCCCGCTGGTGAGGTCCCACGGCGTGGACTACTTCATCGCCGCCGTCATCCTCGCCGGCATCTTCCAGATCATCCTGGGCCTCTCCGGTGTCGCGAAACTGATGCGGTTCATCCCCCGCTCGGTGATGGTGGGCTTCGTCAACGCCCTGGCCATCCTGATCTTTCTGTCCCAGGTCCCGGAACTCCTTGGCGTCCCCTGGCTGGTCTACCCCCTCGTTATCCTGGGCCTGGTCATTGTGTTCGGCCTGCCCAGACTCACCAGGGCCGTCCCGGCACCCCTCGTCGCGATCGTCGTCCTCACTCTGATTACGGTGTTCGCAGCCGTCGCGGTCCCCACCGTGGGCGACAAGGGCGAACTCCCGGACTCGCTGCCCACCCTCTTCGTTCCGAACCTCCCGTTCAGCCTCGAGACCCTGCAACTCATCTTCCCGTTCGCCCTCGCGATGGCCTTCGTGGGACTCCTGGAATCCCTGATGACTGCCAAGCTGGTCGACGACGTCACCGACACCCGCTCCCACAAGACCCGCGAGGCCTGGGGACAGGGCGTCGCCAACATCGTCACCGGTTTCTTCGGCGGCATGGGCGGCTGCGCCATGATCGGCCAGACCATGATCAACGTCAAAGCCTCCGGCGCCCGCACCCGGATCTCCACCTTCCTGGCCGGTGTCTTCCTGCTCATCCTTGTGGTGGTCCTCGGCGGCATTGTCTCGCTGATCCCCATGGCGGCGCTGGTCGCCGTCATGATCTTCGTGTCGGTGGCAACCTTCGACTGGCACAGCATCCGGATCAGCACCCTGAAACGCATGCCCAAAAGTGAAACCGCTGTCATGCTCGCCACCGTGATCGTCACCGTCGCCACCCATAACCTGGCCATCGGCGTCGGAGTCGGCGTGCTGGTCGCGATGGTGATGTTCGCCCGCAGGGTCGCCCACTTCGTCACCGTCGAACGCACCGTCACTAGCGCCGGCGGTACCGAAACAGCCACCTATGTGGTGGACGGCGAGCTGTTCTTTGCCTCCTCCAACGACCTCTACACACAGTTCGAATATGCACTGGATCCCGAGCGCGTGGTCATTGACATGCATGCCTCCCACCTGTGGGACGCCTCCACGGTTGCTGCACTGGATGCCATCACGGAGAAGTACCGCCACCACGGCAAGGTCGTGTTAATCGTCGGCCTGAACGACGCCAGCGTCACGATGCGCGACCGCCTCGGCGGCAAGCTGGGCGCCGGCCACTAG
- a CDS encoding aldehyde dehydrogenase family protein — translation MTAATHDAPALAARAALRLPYTHVDDMFIDGAWTPARGAGRNPVTDPATGEVWGSVPDGTAEDVDAAVGSARRAFDTGPWPRLTPSARAAYLLRIAAEVEKRAGELSLTNTRENGSPVSESTGAAANAAGIFRYFATLADYLEREDVRAFPKGGGESVVRREPIGVCALIAPWNFPINLVVIKLAPALLAGCTVVIKPASPTPLSLRIIIDAVAAAGVPAGVVNFVTGSGRLGDELVKHPGVDKVAFTGSTPVGRRIAAACGELLRPVTLELGGKSSAIVLPDADLAAMSKVLIRSSLRNTGQTCYISTRILAPASRYQEVVDMVTATIAAGKQGDPLDPDTVFGPCATESQYRTVLEYVESGLAEGARATTGGSAASQGNGLEGGYFVEPTVFADVTPDMRISREEIFGPVLCILRYNDDDGSVDEAVALANNTDFGLGGLVFGSDPGATLAVADRMDTGSVGINFFASNHAAPFGGRHDSGLGTEYGVEGLNAYVSYKSIHRKA, via the coding sequence ATGACTGCTGCCACGCACGATGCTCCCGCCCTGGCAGCCCGGGCCGCACTGAGACTGCCGTACACCCACGTCGATGACATGTTCATCGACGGTGCGTGGACGCCGGCGCGGGGCGCCGGCCGCAACCCGGTCACCGACCCCGCCACCGGCGAAGTCTGGGGCTCTGTCCCGGACGGCACCGCCGAGGACGTCGACGCCGCCGTCGGATCCGCACGCAGGGCGTTCGACACCGGGCCGTGGCCGCGGTTGACGCCGTCGGCGCGGGCCGCGTATCTGCTGCGCATCGCCGCGGAGGTGGAGAAGCGGGCCGGGGAACTTTCGCTGACGAACACCCGCGAAAACGGCTCGCCGGTCTCCGAATCCACCGGCGCGGCCGCCAACGCGGCCGGCATCTTCCGTTACTTCGCCACCTTGGCCGATTACCTTGAGCGTGAGGACGTACGGGCCTTTCCCAAGGGTGGCGGGGAATCAGTGGTCCGGCGCGAACCGATCGGGGTGTGCGCACTGATCGCGCCGTGGAATTTCCCGATCAACCTCGTGGTCATCAAGCTCGCCCCGGCACTGCTGGCCGGCTGCACGGTGGTCATCAAACCGGCGTCGCCCACCCCGCTGTCCCTGCGGATAATCATCGATGCGGTCGCTGCCGCCGGCGTCCCGGCCGGCGTCGTCAACTTTGTCACCGGCTCCGGCCGCCTGGGGGATGAACTTGTGAAGCACCCGGGCGTGGACAAGGTGGCTTTCACAGGTTCCACGCCGGTGGGCCGGAGAATCGCGGCGGCATGCGGTGAGCTGCTGCGCCCCGTCACCCTGGAACTCGGCGGCAAGTCCAGCGCAATTGTGCTGCCGGACGCAGACCTCGCCGCGATGTCCAAGGTGTTGATCCGGTCCTCCCTGCGCAACACCGGGCAGACATGCTACATCTCAACCCGGATCCTCGCCCCCGCGAGCCGCTACCAGGAAGTGGTGGACATGGTCACGGCCACTATCGCAGCGGGCAAGCAGGGCGACCCGCTGGACCCCGACACGGTGTTCGGCCCGTGTGCCACCGAATCCCAGTACCGCACCGTCCTGGAGTACGTGGAATCCGGGCTGGCCGAAGGTGCCCGCGCCACCACCGGTGGCAGCGCGGCGTCCCAGGGCAACGGGCTCGAGGGCGGGTATTTCGTGGAACCCACCGTGTTCGCCGACGTCACCCCGGACATGCGGATCTCACGTGAGGAGATCTTCGGGCCGGTCCTGTGCATCCTGCGGTACAACGACGACGACGGCAGCGTTGACGAGGCCGTTGCGCTGGCCAACAACACCGACTTCGGTCTGGGCGGACTGGTGTTCGGCAGCGACCCCGGGGCCACACTGGCCGTCGCGGACCGGATGGACACCGGTTCGGTGGGTATCAACTTCTTCGCCTCCAACCACGCGGCACCGTTCGGCGGCCGGCACGATTCAGGGCTGGGCACCGAATACGGCGTCGAGGGGCTCAATGCCTACGTCAGTTACAAATCGATCCACCGGAAAGCGTAG
- a CDS encoding FAD-dependent oxidoreductase yields the protein MGTSVAAPTEQTATEHVPAAQAAAVAAAPADSSTRTGLLIIGASQSGVQLAVSLRALGFDEHITLLGDEDHRPYQRPALSKEFLQGTVESESLIFRSNEYWAEHNVDLVKGEYIVRIDKEADGSGVAHSSSGRQFPFKRLALTVGARARKLEIEGGGLGGVLYLRNADDALALKARVGDAQDVVVIGGGFIGLEAASSLQKMGKNVTVLEFGPRLVGRAVGEETAEYFLQAHRARGLDIRLSTSAKRFTAGAGGADDGGAVAGVELQDGTVLPAQIVLVGIGVIPNTQLAEQLGLAVDNGIVVDRFALASDGSTVAIGDCANMPNPVPGSQPGERIRLESVNNAIEHAKVAAYSLTGRREEYAGIPWFWSNQADLKLQIAGLCNGYDQTVLRRDGERGKFSVLYYRLGRVIAADCVNAPLDFMAVKNALAKGHNIPAGAAADPATPPQDDHHGQLTALRQ from the coding sequence ATGGGCACCTCTGTTGCCGCCCCCACTGAGCAGACCGCCACTGAGCATGTCCCCGCAGCGCAGGCCGCCGCCGTTGCCGCGGCTCCGGCGGACAGCTCCACCCGCACCGGCCTGCTGATTATCGGAGCCAGCCAGTCCGGCGTCCAGCTTGCGGTCTCGCTGCGTGCGCTCGGCTTCGACGAGCACATCACCCTTCTCGGCGACGAGGACCACCGCCCCTACCAGCGCCCGGCCCTGTCCAAGGAGTTCCTTCAGGGCACGGTGGAGAGCGAATCCCTGATTTTCCGCTCCAACGAGTACTGGGCCGAGCACAACGTGGACCTGGTCAAGGGCGAATACATTGTCAGGATCGACAAGGAGGCGGACGGTTCGGGAGTGGCGCACTCTTCCTCCGGCAGGCAGTTCCCCTTCAAGCGCCTCGCCCTCACGGTCGGTGCCCGCGCCCGGAAACTGGAGATCGAAGGCGGTGGCCTCGGCGGCGTGCTCTACCTGCGCAACGCCGACGACGCCCTGGCACTCAAGGCCAGGGTGGGCGACGCGCAGGACGTCGTGGTGATCGGCGGCGGTTTCATCGGCCTCGAGGCCGCGTCCAGCCTGCAAAAGATGGGTAAGAACGTCACCGTGCTGGAATTTGGTCCGCGTCTGGTGGGCCGCGCCGTCGGCGAGGAAACAGCCGAGTACTTCCTGCAGGCGCACCGGGCCCGCGGCCTGGACATCCGGCTCAGCACGAGCGCCAAGCGCTTCACCGCCGGCGCGGGTGGCGCGGACGACGGCGGCGCGGTTGCCGGCGTCGAACTCCAGGACGGTACGGTGCTGCCCGCGCAGATCGTACTCGTCGGCATCGGGGTCATCCCCAACACCCAACTGGCCGAACAGCTTGGCCTGGCCGTGGACAACGGGATCGTCGTGGACCGCTTCGCGCTGGCCTCGGACGGCAGCACGGTGGCGATCGGTGACTGCGCCAATATGCCCAACCCGGTGCCCGGCTCGCAACCCGGCGAGCGGATCCGGTTGGAAAGCGTCAACAACGCGATCGAACACGCCAAGGTGGCGGCCTACTCGCTCACCGGCCGGCGCGAGGAATACGCCGGCATCCCGTGGTTCTGGTCCAACCAGGCAGACCTCAAACTGCAGATCGCCGGACTCTGCAACGGTTACGACCAGACCGTGCTGCGCCGCGACGGGGAACGCGGCAAATTCAGCGTCCTGTACTACCGCCTGGGCCGGGTCATCGCCGCGGACTGCGTCAACGCCCCGCTGGACTTCATGGCCGTCAAAAACGCGCTCGCCAAGGGCCACAACATCCCCGCCGGCGCCGCCGCGGACCCGGCCACCCCCCCTCAAGACGATCACCACGGACAGCTAACTGCACTCAGACAGTAA
- a CDS encoding SDR family oxidoreductase — MSDPNMLPAEYDGAGQPGAAGGAELPGPAGKSARTVLITGAAGGLGRAFALGFGRRSYRVAVADVNLDGAEETAKLVLDTGADAAAFHADVTSVDSTEALARGCADFGNGSIDVVLNNAAVYAGVTRSPFEDIDPAEWDLVMNVNLKGPWLMTRAASPYLPEGGRVINLSSATIFSGSEQWLHYVASKGGVVALTRVLAKELGRRGITVNAIAPGFTLTEASYGLMENAENYGVDRGAIKRASQPEDIVGAALFLAGPDSSYYTGQTMVVDGGRQFI; from the coding sequence ATGTCTGACCCGAATATGCTTCCTGCGGAATATGATGGCGCCGGGCAGCCGGGCGCAGCTGGCGGGGCGGAATTGCCCGGCCCCGCGGGCAAATCCGCCCGCACCGTCCTGATCACCGGAGCCGCCGGCGGCCTGGGCCGGGCGTTCGCGCTCGGCTTCGGCCGCCGCAGCTACCGCGTGGCGGTGGCGGACGTGAACCTCGACGGCGCGGAGGAAACGGCCAAATTGGTCCTCGACACCGGGGCCGACGCGGCAGCCTTCCACGCCGACGTCACCAGCGTTGACTCCACCGAAGCCCTCGCGAGAGGCTGCGCCGACTTCGGCAACGGAAGCATCGACGTCGTGCTGAACAACGCCGCGGTGTACGCCGGGGTGACCCGCAGCCCGTTCGAGGACATCGATCCGGCCGAATGGGACCTCGTGATGAACGTCAACCTCAAGGGCCCCTGGCTCATGACGCGGGCCGCCAGCCCGTACTTGCCCGAGGGCGGGCGCGTCATCAACCTCTCCAGCGCCACGATCTTCAGCGGCTCGGAGCAGTGGCTCCACTACGTCGCCTCCAAGGGCGGGGTGGTGGCCCTGACCCGGGTACTGGCCAAGGAACTGGGCCGGCGGGGAATTACGGTCAACGCGATCGCCCCCGGCTTCACCCTCACCGAGGCCAGCTACGGGCTGATGGAGAACGCCGAGAACTACGGTGTGGACCGCGGCGCAATCAAGCGGGCCAGCCAGCCGGAGGACATCGTGGGCGCGGCGCTCTTCCTGGCCGGGCCGGACAGTTCCTATTACACCGGGCAGACCATGGTGGTCGACGGCGGCCGCCAGTTCATCTGA
- a CDS encoding peptidase E produces MAADSPTILATSGGYKPGARTRLEFNQLVHHAVDLSGVSGRAPRIAHVGTASGDQRWFNNEISEAGNVAGFHLTHLNLFPMPNVGNIEEYLLGQDVVWVNGGSVANLLAVWHAHDLGPVFRRVWEAGVVLAGVSAGSICWFKGGTTDSFGPELRAVDNGLGLLPYDNGVHYDSEGARRPLVHRLVADGTLGETHCTDDGVGLLYHGRELVGAVTETPGKAAYRVRLTSSAGSAAEVVEERLEPTGL; encoded by the coding sequence ATGGCTGCCGACAGTCCGACAATTCTCGCAACCTCCGGTGGTTACAAGCCGGGGGCCCGCACACGCTTGGAATTCAACCAGCTGGTCCATCACGCGGTGGACCTGTCCGGGGTCAGCGGCAGAGCCCCCAGGATCGCCCATGTCGGCACCGCCAGCGGTGACCAGCGATGGTTCAACAACGAGATCAGCGAAGCGGGGAACGTTGCCGGTTTCCACCTCACGCACCTGAACCTGTTCCCCATGCCCAACGTGGGCAACATTGAGGAATACCTGCTCGGCCAGGACGTCGTATGGGTCAACGGCGGCTCCGTGGCCAATCTGCTCGCCGTTTGGCATGCCCACGACCTGGGTCCGGTCTTCCGGCGCGTCTGGGAGGCCGGAGTGGTGCTGGCCGGCGTTTCGGCCGGTTCGATCTGCTGGTTCAAGGGCGGAACGACCGACTCATTCGGTCCTGAGCTTCGCGCCGTGGACAACGGCCTCGGTCTGCTCCCGTACGACAACGGGGTCCACTACGACTCCGAAGGCGCACGGCGGCCGCTGGTGCACCGCCTGGTGGCGGACGGAACCCTGGGCGAGACCCACTGCACCGACGACGGCGTGGGCCTGCTCTACCACGGAAGAGAGTTGGTCGGGGCAGTGACGGAGACGCCCGGCAAGGCCGCCTACCGGGTGAGGCTGACCTCCAGCGCCGGCTCCGCCGCGGAGGTCGTCGAGGAAAGGCTTGAGCCGACCGGGCTCTAG
- a CDS encoding LacI family DNA-binding transcriptional regulator — protein MASPRTTAEKYTREFSVRHGSTPTIRDVAEAAGVSLTTVSYVLSGRPGGTTRISQPTQDRVSAAARELGYVPNRAARGMRRGRTDVVAVAVTDLDHSWDRALAGAAVKVLLRRGYQPVVLVGESWRQFMLSGGADGVILGSHPVVRTGDDLAAMKELSIRGAAQLLFSGTVQVDGVDVLAPGPAPDTLAERAVATLLDRLSA, from the coding sequence TTGGCATCGCCGCGAACGACGGCGGAGAAGTACACCCGGGAGTTTTCAGTGCGGCACGGATCCACGCCCACCATCCGCGACGTCGCGGAGGCCGCGGGCGTGTCCCTGACCACGGTTTCGTACGTGCTTTCCGGCCGCCCCGGTGGCACCACGCGGATCAGCCAGCCCACCCAGGACAGGGTTTCTGCCGCGGCCCGGGAACTGGGCTACGTGCCCAACCGGGCTGCCCGCGGGATGCGGCGCGGACGCACCGACGTCGTGGCCGTGGCGGTCACGGACCTCGATCACTCCTGGGACCGCGCCCTGGCCGGAGCAGCGGTCAAGGTTCTGCTCCGCCGCGGCTACCAGCCGGTCGTCCTGGTGGGTGAAAGCTGGCGGCAGTTCATGCTCTCCGGAGGCGCCGACGGTGTCATTTTGGGTTCGCACCCGGTGGTCCGCACCGGCGACGACCTCGCAGCGATGAAGGAACTCAGCATCCGCGGCGCCGCACAGCTGCTCTTCTCCGGCACCGTGCAGGTGGACGGCGTCGACGTCCTGGCCCCGGGCCCGGCTCCGGATACGCTGGCGGAGCGCGCCGTCGCGACATTGCTCGACCGGCTGTCCGCATAG